One region of Chanodichthys erythropterus isolate Z2021 chromosome 19, ASM2448905v1, whole genome shotgun sequence genomic DNA includes:
- the LOC137007983 gene encoding uncharacterized protein isoform X3, which translates to MNSDGEDMDQRSKSMNAVNAVHLLIVVLTCTAVCRADVDDIIVSCEDVTETVGKEVNLTCSVSLKCSECCITKYKFEYPEKQDIPICREDLLDSCEQKNNFTCSYTPTTEVMRQFRFFVQRKCGALYTESTVNKADGCSVSCKNVTVGKKANLTCSVPQNCSECCIEKYKFYYTENYKDNKSICRQDLQGSCEQRNNFTCRYNATKAMTGRFKFFVQTTCGTKSTEFTVDIIEPSKQTGPEDPGSTAWLFGCFIIIIILFIIGMSAFCVKRFKCSNPSGSQMKYERVMDCLEADCKKQKTTVARGA; encoded by the exons ATGAACTCAGACGGAGAAGACATGGACCAGAG AAGCAAAAGCATGAATGCTGTAAATGCTGTGCATCTGTTAATTGTGGTTTTGACTTGTACTGCTGTCTGTCGAGCTGATGTTG ATGACATCATTGTAAGCTGTGAGGATGTGACTGAAACTGTGGGAAAAGAAGTAAATCTCACCTGCAGCGTCTCTCTGAAGTGCTCTGAATGCTGCATTACAAAGTATAAGTTTGAATACCCTGAGAAACAAGACATACCAATCTGTAGAGAAGATCTTCTGGACTCCtgtgaacaaaaaaacaacttcaCATGCAGTTACACTCCAACTACAGAAGTGATGAGACAGTTCAGATTCTTTGTACAAAGAAAGTGTGGAGCATTATACACAGAATCGACTGTGAACAAAGCAG ATGGTTGCAGTGTAAGCTGTAAAAATGTGACTGTGGGGAAAAAAGCAAATCTCACCTGCAGCGTCCCTCAGAACTGCTCTGAATGCTGCATTGAAAAATATAAGTTTTATTACACTGAGAACTATAAAGACAATAAATCAATCTGTAGACAAGATCTTCAGGGCTCCTGTGAACAGAGAAACAACTTCACATGCAGATACAATGCAACTAAAGCAATGACGGGACGATTCAAATTCTTTGTGCAAACAACATGTGGAACGAAAAGCACAGAATTCACTGTGGACATAATAG AGCCCAGTAAACAAACTGGCCCTGAAGATCCTG GATCTACAGCCTGGCTGTTTGGCtgtttcatcatcatcatcatcctcttcATCATCGGGATGTCAGCCTTTTGTGTAAAGAGGTTCAAATGCTCCAACCCTTCTGGATCCCAGATGAAATATGAAAGAG
- the LOC137007983 gene encoding uncharacterized protein isoform X2, which yields MNSDGEDMDQRSKSMNAVNAVHLLIVVLTCTAVCRADVDDIIVSCEDVTETVGKEVNLTCSVSLKCSECCITKYKFEYPEKQDIPICREDLLDSCEQKNNFTCSYTPTTEVMRQFRFFVQRKCGALYTESTVNKADGCSVSCKNVTVGKKANLTCSVPQNCSECCIEKYKFYYTENYKDNKSICRQDLQGSCEQRNNFTCRYNATKAMTGRFKFFVQTTCGTKSTEFTVDIIEPSKQTGPEDPGSTAWLFGCFIIIIILFIIGMSAFCVKRFKCSNPSGSQMKYERGASEEPTMTTEARIYDNSNSS from the exons ATGAACTCAGACGGAGAAGACATGGACCAGAG AAGCAAAAGCATGAATGCTGTAAATGCTGTGCATCTGTTAATTGTGGTTTTGACTTGTACTGCTGTCTGTCGAGCTGATGTTG ATGACATCATTGTAAGCTGTGAGGATGTGACTGAAACTGTGGGAAAAGAAGTAAATCTCACCTGCAGCGTCTCTCTGAAGTGCTCTGAATGCTGCATTACAAAGTATAAGTTTGAATACCCTGAGAAACAAGACATACCAATCTGTAGAGAAGATCTTCTGGACTCCtgtgaacaaaaaaacaacttcaCATGCAGTTACACTCCAACTACAGAAGTGATGAGACAGTTCAGATTCTTTGTACAAAGAAAGTGTGGAGCATTATACACAGAATCGACTGTGAACAAAGCAG ATGGTTGCAGTGTAAGCTGTAAAAATGTGACTGTGGGGAAAAAAGCAAATCTCACCTGCAGCGTCCCTCAGAACTGCTCTGAATGCTGCATTGAAAAATATAAGTTTTATTACACTGAGAACTATAAAGACAATAAATCAATCTGTAGACAAGATCTTCAGGGCTCCTGTGAACAGAGAAACAACTTCACATGCAGATACAATGCAACTAAAGCAATGACGGGACGATTCAAATTCTTTGTGCAAACAACATGTGGAACGAAAAGCACAGAATTCACTGTGGACATAATAG AGCCCAGTAAACAAACTGGCCCTGAAGATCCTG GATCTACAGCCTGGCTGTTTGGCtgtttcatcatcatcatcatcctcttcATCATCGGGATGTCAGCCTTTTGTGTAAAGAGGTTCAAATGCTCCAACCCTTCTGGATCCCAGATGAAATATGAAAGAGGTGCTTCTGAAGAACCAACAATGACAACA gaAGCTCGTATTTACGATAACTCCAATAGCTCGTG